A single genomic interval of Lucilia cuprina isolate Lc7/37 chromosome 2, ASM2204524v1, whole genome shotgun sequence harbors:
- the LOC111685395 gene encoding zinc finger protein 135 → MNDLKMGFKQSLLQRLQHIEMSAPQSKSSAESKDSNNTQITDFSIQRILADNKQLIENGCKSKSPSSTQQDTPPSSPKLYAPIATKPTNVATADILDLSKSKQTDSYSHPLLASPPSSNEFPFNPTPNYAGFHPNILAAVAAANAQKFYAQFLPHMFPAGFYNTAAASVQRPTMLPYQKRYFAPYVLNSQQTPAATQPPLTPPTPTSTTSSSAQQQHQPSTPTHQHSSNNRFMCSRPDCLDCLDSYYKSSPFPYKSPILSPAASTVSSSSSYHSKAQKEVLLGSSNISLTSVTNIHLTTAKTVRESHLNAAYENRSSLASTAEEISYKCRICDKVFGCSQTLQAHEKTHKSPRYECTDCGKGFSQLRNYKYHLSVHRGTKEFAAECPECGKTFNDKGYLSSHMKIHRNKKEYECPYCPKSFNQRVAFNMHVRIHTGVKPHKCAECGKRFSRKMLLKQHMRTHSGEKPYQCSVCGKSFADRSNMTLHHRLHSGIKPFNCPICPKAFTKKHHLKTHLNYHTGCKPYVCPHPNCNQAFTQSSNMRTHAKKCQYRPLQMAYPVAQKSNTNTTTNMNHSTILTAAAASAVTSSSLTSSLTTQNFMLNPISRLPSSMSLNVASNHGTLPTIATSNSSSSNSTNNNCNNSSNIPFIPSTTLAAGIRMLSTVTSASMSANTIQSSSSSTSSLSSTASSLFPPAQQPLLSTLRPF, encoded by the exons atGAACGATTTAAAAATGGGTTTTAAACAATCACTCTTACAACGTTTACAACATATTGAAATGTCGGCGCCACAATCTAAATCTAGCGCAGAATCCAAGGattcaaataatacacaaatCACCGATTTTAGCATACAAAGAATATTGGCCGATAATAAGCAGCTAATCGAGAATGGCTGCAAATCAAAATCTCCCAGTTCTACACAACAAGATACACCTCCCTCTAGCCCTAAACTATATGCTCCCATAGCCACTAAACCAACGAATGTAGCTACAGCAGATATATTGGATTTATCGAAAAGTAAACAAACCGATTCGTATTCACACCCTTTGCTGGCCTCTCCACCCTCCAGTAATGAGTTTCCTTTTAATCCCACACCCAACTATGCTGGTTTTCATCCCAACATATTGGCTGCTGTAGCCGCCGCAAATGCTCAAAAATTCTATGCTCAATTTTTGCCTCATATGTTTCCCGCCGGTTTTTATAATACTGCTGCAGCAAGTGTTCAAAGACCTACGATGCTGCCCTATCAAAAACGTTATTTTGCTCCTTATGTTTTAAATTCGCAACAAACACCGGCGGCTACACAACCACCACTTACACCACCAACACCCACTTCTACGACAAGTTCTTCGgcccaacaacaacatcaaccatCTACACCCACCCATCAACATTCTTCCAACAATAGATTTATGTGCTCTCGTCCCGATTGTCTAGATTGTTTAGATTCTTACTACAAATCCTCCCCCTTTCCTTACAAATCTCCCATACTATCACCAGCTGCCTCGACCGTGAGTTCTAGCAGTTCTTATCATTCTAAGGCACAAAAAGAGGTTCTACTGGGATCATCCAATATTTCCTTGACCTCTGTTACTAATATACATCTGACGACAGCAAAAACGGTTCGCGAATCACACTTGAATGCTGCATATGAGAATCGTTCGAGCTTGGCTTCAACTGCTGAAGAGATTAGCTATAAATGTCGTATATGCGATAAAGTTTTTGGCTGTTCTCAGACATTGCAG GCTCATGAGAAAACCCATAAATCGCCCCGCTACGAATGCACCGATTGCGGCAAGGGATTTTCACAATTGCGCAACTACAAATATCACCTCTCCGTTCATCGAGGAACCAAAGAATTCGCTGCCGAGTGTCCAGAATGCGGTAAAACCTTCAATGACAAAGGTTATCTTAGCAGTCACATGAAAATACATCGCAATAAGAAAGAATATGAATGTCCTTACTGTCCTAAGTCTTTCAATCAAAGAGTTGCCTTCAATATGCATGTACGCATACATACCGGCGTTAAACCGCACAAATGTGCCGAATGTGGTAAAAGATTTTCACGTAAAATGTTACTCAAACAACATATGCGTACACACAGCGGTGAGAAACCCTATCAGTGTTCGGTTTGCGGAAAATCATTTGCTGATCGCAGTAATATGACATTACATCATCGTTTACATTCCGGCATTAAACCATTTAATTGTCCCATTTGTCCGAAAGCTTTTACCAAGAAACATCATTTGAAAACACACTTAAACTATCATACCGGTTGTAAGCCATATGTCTGTCCACATCCGAACTGTAATCAGGCGTTTACGCAATCTAGTAATATGCGTACACATGCCAAAAAGTGTCAATATAGACCGTTACAAATGGCATATCCGGTGGCACAGAAgtcaaatacaaatacaacaactaaCATGAATCATTCAACAATATTGACAGCTGCCGCCGCCTCAGCAGTAACATCTTCTTCCTTGACTAGTTCACTGACAACACAAAATTTCATGTTAAATCCAATTTCCCGTTTACCTTCATCCATGTCTCTTAACGTTGCCAGCAATCATGGTACATTACCCACAATCGCTaccagcaacagcagcagcagcaacagcacaAATAATAATTGTAACAATAGCAGCAACATTCCTTTCATACCTTCAACCACTTTAGCGGCTGGTATTCGGATGTTATCCACTGTTACCTCAGCCTCTATGTCGGCAAACACTATacaatcatcatcatcttcaacatcatcattatcatcaacagCTTCGTCGCTATTTCCGCCTGCTCAACAGCCTTTATTATCCACATTACGTCCGTTTTGA